A single genomic interval of Romboutsia ilealis harbors:
- a CDS encoding magnesium transporter CorA family protein → MYILNLKTTEIIEHFKEDFYSKIYPYLILSTACELKLLKDILDIDEITFNDCLEFDENIKLDLFDNYDFLSLNTCELSGNEAKIEEVNMYLSDNFILVICEEDNFLYDYIKSMILNNSKLQKHYNSSSLYKISYLIIKNIIIHEFENLEKVEDMILDLEDEIMEGTDDEHILKINYIRSLTRTLVKNIRPLLYLGDRILKDNFRYLKYSDMKKSNLDNLQSIDFGIDKLYSFALSTRELADKLLDIYSSKVAEQTNDIITKLTLLTAISAPLTIITGIYGMNFKFMPELNLYYGYPLTIGIMFIIVLCGIIIFKIKKLL, encoded by the coding sequence ATGTATATATTAAATTTAAAAACCACAGAAATAATAGAGCATTTTAAAGAAGATTTTTATAGTAAAATTTATCCATACCTTATTTTAAGTACAGCTTGTGAACTAAAATTACTTAAAGATATTTTAGATATAGATGAAATAACTTTTAATGATTGCCTTGAATTTGATGAAAATATAAAACTTGATTTATTTGATAACTATGACTTTTTAAGTCTTAATACATGTGAACTTAGTGGTAATGAAGCTAAAATTGAAGAAGTAAATATGTACTTATCAGATAATTTTATATTAGTTATATGTGAAGAGGATAATTTCTTATATGATTATATAAAAAGTATGATTCTTAATAATTCAAAGCTTCAAAAACATTATAATTCTAGTAGCCTTTATAAGATAAGTTATCTTATAATAAAAAATATAATTATACACGAATTTGAAAATTTAGAAAAGGTAGAAGATATGATATTAGATTTAGAAGATGAAATTATGGAAGGTACAGATGATGAACATATTCTAAAAATAAATTATATAAGAAGTCTAACTAGAACCTTAGTAAAAAATATAAGACCACTTCTATACTTAGGGGATAGGATACTAAAAGATAATTTTAGATATCTTAAATATAGTGATATGAAAAAATCCAATTTAGATAATTTACAAAGTATAGATTTTGGTATTGATAAATTATATAGTTTTGCACTTTCAACTAGAGAATTAGCTGATAAATTACTAGATATATATTCCTCTAAGGTTGCTGAACAAACAAATGACATAATAACAAAACTTACACTTTTAACAGCTATTTCAGCTCCACTTACTATAATTACAGGTATATATGGTATGAACTTTAAATTTATGCCAGAACTAAACTTATATTACGGATATCCTTTAACTATAGGAATTATGTTTATCATAGTATTGTGCGGAATTATAATATTTAAAATAAAAAAATTATTATAA
- a CDS encoding alpha/beta hydrolase, which yields MIKRKIKNVYRMLRYAYAKDINIKCTNVNYGSNKKQYYKVYKRNNDKPTIFFVHGGGWWQGSPSLYSGVGKYFFKHGYTVVLVGYRLVPNYRYPIQVEDAFKALKHYIKNNENDNGIVVGGYSAGAEISSHLAFDTKRQNDYKIDTSLLKGFISISGVLDFNKCSSNRSKRLIKRYVYKSNTDNCNPINLINKNSTINTLCIHGDSDTLIDIENSKSFINNLKKVNNNSYLKIIKDAEHEDTIDIVRGNGNEYSKYIFEFLEKII from the coding sequence ATGATTAAGAGGAAAATAAAAAATGTATATAGAATGCTAAGGTATGCATATGCAAAAGATATAAATATAAAATGCACAAATGTAAATTATGGGAGTAATAAAAAGCAATACTATAAGGTATATAAACGAAATAATGATAAACCTACAATATTTTTTGTTCATGGAGGCGGTTGGTGGCAAGGTAGCCCATCTTTATATAGTGGAGTTGGAAAATACTTTTTTAAACATGGATATACAGTAGTATTGGTGGGATATAGATTAGTGCCTAATTATAGATATCCTATTCAGGTAGAAGATGCATTTAAAGCTCTTAAACATTATATAAAAAACAACGAAAATGATAATGGTATAGTAGTTGGAGGTTACTCAGCTGGTGCAGAAATATCATCTCACTTAGCTTTTGATACAAAAAGGCAAAATGATTATAAAATAGATACTTCTCTTTTAAAAGGTTTTATATCCATATCTGGAGTTTTAGATTTTAATAAGTGTAGCTCAAACAGATCTAAAAGGTTAATAAAGAGGTATGTATATAAAAGTAATACTGATAATTGTAATCCTATAAATCTAATAAATAAAAACTCCACTATAAATACTCTTTGTATACATGGTGATAGTGATACACTAATAGATATAGAAAACTCAAAATCATTTATAAATAATTTAAAAAAAGTAAACAATAATTCTTATTTAAAAATAATAAAAGATGCTGAGCATGAAGATACAATAGATATAGTAAGAGGAAATGGTAATGAATATTCAAAATACATTTTTGAATTTTTAGAAAAAATCATTTGA
- a CDS encoding acyltransferase family protein yields MPITNKRHFIDNIKVVLIFLVVFGHLIERYIDTSDTLMAIYMFIYIFHMPLFIYISGYLSKNVNKSKKIFLKDLLIPYIFLNIIWYALAYLYTGEVNLPIIYPGWTLWFLLSLFFWRSSLKYLIKIKYILPISFILGILIGFIPNGSILSFSRTIVFLPFFLLGYYTDIEKIKYIFNKVNIGICIFGILIFIIISFFIANKNILDYRFLYGSHSYKELGISIYIGIISRILLYISSILLSLFISYIIPTSKTFFTHIGKSTMYIYVFHTYIILIIFYLIPSWNKSLLTNLIIIISPLLVTYMLSYKFFEKTYNIVLNPIRKLIK; encoded by the coding sequence ATGCCTATTACTAATAAAAGACATTTTATAGATAACATAAAAGTAGTACTTATATTTCTAGTTGTATTTGGTCATTTAATAGAAAGATACATCGACACTAGCGATACATTAATGGCTATATATATGTTTATATATATTTTTCATATGCCTTTGTTTATTTATATCTCTGGATACTTATCTAAAAATGTAAATAAGAGTAAGAAAATTTTTCTAAAGGATTTATTAATACCATATATTTTCCTAAATATTATATGGTACGCACTAGCATATCTATATACTGGAGAAGTTAATTTACCTATAATATATCCAGGATGGACCTTATGGTTTTTACTTAGTTTATTTTTTTGGAGAAGTTCACTTAAATACCTAATAAAAATTAAATATATACTTCCTATTAGCTTTATATTAGGAATTTTAATTGGATTTATACCAAATGGGTCTATACTATCATTTTCAAGAACTATAGTTTTTTTACCTTTTTTTTTATTAGGATATTATACAGATATAGAAAAGATAAAATATATATTTAATAAGGTTAACATAGGTATATGTATATTTGGAATACTTATATTTATAATCATTTCATTTTTTATAGCTAATAAAAATATTTTGGATTATCGATTTTTATATGGATCTCATTCTTATAAAGAGCTTGGTATCAGTATTTACATAGGTATAATATCTAGAATATTACTTTATATTAGCAGTATATTATTAAGCTTATTTATATCATATATAATACCAACTAGCAAAACATTTTTTACTCATATTGGAAAATCAACTATGTATATATATGTTTTTCACACTTATATTATACTTATAATATTCTATCTTATACCTTCATGGAATAAAAGTCTTCTTACAAACTTAATAATTATAATTAGTCCATTATTAGTTACATATATGCTTTCTTATAAATTTTTTGAGAAAACTTATAATATAGTTCTCAATCCTATACGTAAACTAATAAAATAA